The Pan paniscus chromosome 23, NHGRI_mPanPan1-v2.0_pri, whole genome shotgun sequence genome includes the window ACACACAGGGCAGGAGTAGGGCTTCTCCCCAGAGTGGGACAGCTTGTGCCGGTTAAGATGATACACATCACGGAAGATCTTGCCGCAGATCTCACAAGCCACCTGCTTCCTGGTCCGGCTCCTCTTTCGGGGGCCGTCGGGGTCTTCAGAGATGGGTAGCCCATTCTCACCCAGCCTCGGAGGAGGAAGGTCGATGTAGCCCAGCTGGAGGCTGGTGACACCGTGCTGGGCCTCGTGCTGCCGGAGCCGGTTGGCATCAGTGAACACCTTACCACACAGACCGCATGGAAGGATGCCTGCCTCCCTCAGGCCCCCTGGGGACCCAAACATTGAGTCCAGCAGGTTGGCCTTCCTTGGGCGGCCCCGGCCTCGCTTGCCAGTCAGGGGAGGGGCACTGGATGCCACATTGGGGAATGGGGAAGTCAGCAGTTGGGGGGATAGGGGTCCAGCCACCATGGGCAAGCGGTCCACCCCAGGTAACACAGGCAAGGAGGCTTGGCCTGCAATGGCTGCACCAGCCGCCCGAGCTGCCTCCTCCTCTGGCTGCATGCTGCCGGCGATGCCATTGCTGTTGGCTGCCAAGGCTGCCCCGTTGGTCATGTCCAAAGGGAAGCCCAAGTCCGAGGTCCCAGGGGGGCGAAAGAGCATTATATCGGCGCGGGCAGGGGGTACCAGGATCTGTACGTTGGACTGTTTGATGACTTCCTGGCAGATCTCGATAACCGACCTCATCAGCAGGAACTTGGCGGCCGTCATGAGTTCGGGAAAGCTCTCCAAGCGCACCACGATGCGGGAAGTGTAGGCGAAGTCCAGAATGTCCCCAAATACCTTGGAGCTGATGGTGTGCATCTCCAGCTCCCGGCTGCCCCCGGCCCCGCCGCCTGGTGCTGCCGTCGCGCCCCCTACATCAGCCGGACCCCCGTCCGCAGCTCCGCCGTCGCCCAACTGGGCGCTGAACACCGACTCAAAGTACTCGCTGCAGGCGGCCAGCACGGCGCGGTGCGCTGGGAAGCTCTCGTCGCCTACCCGCAAGAGCACGTCGCAGAAGCGCCCGCCGTTTTTGCGCTGCTGGTTCAGGTTGTGCAGCATCTCCGTGCTGTGTCTGCTCACCTGGTATGTGTAGCAGCCAGACGGGCCGCACGAAGCGTCGTTCACCCGCTCCATGGCCGCCGCCCCCTCCCACTAGCCCGGCCGCTGCACCTGCccgccccctcccttcccctcagcAGCGAGAAGCGGGGCGCAGCAGACGTGTCCACACTCCCCACACGTGCCGGCCCGAGGCTCTGTAGTCTCGCAGGTGCGCCGAGTGTACACGCCCCCAGCCCGGATCAGACTGTCTAGACTGCGGGGTGCACCACCCCCCACATAGCCAACCCCCGCCCTCGCTGGACTGCGCGCCACTCTCTCCTCTCCGCCCGCCCGCCTCCCCTTCCCGGTCTACCTTCCGGGGGGGTGCGCGAGCGAAGAGGTGCGCCCCTCCTGCAAACGCGCCTGCCACCTCCCCTCCCGCCCGCCAGGCGGCGCCGGCGCGCAGCCAAGAAGGGCACGCGCACGCGGGGAGGAGAAGGGGGGTCCGCCGCGCAGGCGCGCGCGCGCGCCGCGGCTTTTCCCGGGCCCGCTGGGGGCGCGCGCTGCGTCCCCTGCAAAGCGCGAGCCGGGGCGGGGGCGCCGGAGCGGAGGAAACAAAAGGcgaaggcggcggcggcggggcgcGCACGGGGGCGGTGGCGCGGGCCGGGTCCCGGAGCCTGGagggcggtggcggcggcggcggcggcggctggagcgggcgggcggcggcggcggcagagTAGGCCCTTCCCCAGGCCGGGAGAAGGCGGCGGCGGAGCGGCGGCTCTGCGGCCCCGGGCTCCGTGTGTTCGGAGCGGAGGAAAGATGGCAGCGGCTGCACTTCCTCTTGCACTTTCACCCCtggggggaggagaaggagggggcgATACCAACAACACCCCCCCCTCTCGcttgcagaaaaaaaagaaacggcGAGCTCAGAGTGGGGGCCCCCGGCGCCCCCGGCCTTGCACGTGCGCGCCCGGATGCCTAGCCCGGGCCGCCTGGCGCTGCAAACTTTACACTTTCTTTGTGCCGAGCGCCCCCCCCCCTCACCAAGCCGAGGATGCACGTCCCCCCTTCCCTATTTATACACCCCCCCCCCCGCAGCTCCGCTCCCCCCGCTTCCTGCCCCCCCTCCCCATTCCCCAGATCCGCCAATGCTAGAGCAGCCTGAGCCCCCGTCCGGCCCCCGCCTCCCCACCCCGCCCGCGGGGCCGGGGGCTGCAGTCTCAGCCCCCCCGGACCAATGCAAACGAAGCGCCGAGCCAGCAAACCAGCTCCCACTGCCCCTCCCCTGCCCGCTGAGAGTGGCGGCTAGCAGGGTGGGGGGGCAGGAACTGAGGGGTGCGGATCCGGGCCCCCCAGCCTGCGAAGCGCACTCGCAGGTCGAGCGGGCGTCGTCCACCCTTCGGAGCCCCGCTTTCATGCGTGAAATCCCCAGAAGTCGCCTGCGACCGCCTCCCTGCTTCAAACACCAGAGAGGGCCCGGGGTCCTGGCCGGAGACAGGCCGAACCTCCGGAGCTGCTTCTGCACCCGGTACATTGATCGATCTGATGGGCTGCGCGCCCGGAAGAGCTGGAGAGATGAAGCCAGCGTCCAGCTTCTCCCCCAAACCACAGCACGCCGAGCTTTGTCCCCAGGGAGCGTGAAGTCAGCAGCTCCGGGAGGCGACAATATGAGGGCGATGGACGGGGCAGGGACCCCCGGAAGCCCCAGCAATCCTCAGGGAAGTGGGGGTGCCGGAGGAGTCGGGGACACCCTCAGGCCTCTCCAAGCCCGGAGCATCCCCAGCGCCCGCAGCCCTGTGAGACGCCGGGTGCTCTGGTAATGGGCCCTGCCGCCAGGCCTCGGCGCTTTGTCCCCGGCCCGCCCGGGGATGCTACCACGCTAGAGTTGTACACCAAGGTTTGTCTTCCCAGGAAGCGCTGGCGGCTGCCTTTGGGCCGCCTGGCGCAGAGCCCCAGGCTGCAGGCGCCGCGTGTGCGGGCGGGAAGTTCCCACAGTTGCAAAGAGGCAGCGAAGTATGTGTTCCAAACTTTCCACGGTTCCAAACTGAGCGCTTCCATTAAGAGAAGCGGTGTGCGGGGGAAAAGCATTCTGGGTATTAGCATGCAAATGAACGGGCCCGGCTTCCAACTCCGCTCGGGATTCCCACCGCTGCGCGCCGAGCTCGCGCCCAGCCACGCGCGCCCTGAGGCTTCCGGGCGTTGCCCTGGCGGATGATCCGAGTTCAAAATCGagacctctgccttctggtttcgtGTCCTGGTGCTTAGTCACTTGGCCTCCCTGAGATTCAGTTAAATTGTTTCTTAACCTGTACATGGGGACAGCAGCACCTGTCCTGCACACCTCCGCTCTAGGGCATAGTACATGCCAAACTCCTGTTGGAGAGAATGAATGAGACTTAGAGGCATGAAGAAAGTTCCCTGGACACGAAGCCAGGAGATCTGTGTTCTAAGCCCAGACTCACTGTCACCTTAGGCTAGTGCCTCCCTCTCTGAGCCACAGCTTTCTTGGGCGGATTTTGGGAACtggcacattttatttttgagagagctGCTGGGAACAtccacaaagaaagagaaaggggccgggcgcggtgtctcacgcctgttatcccagcactttgggaggctgaggcgggcggatcacctgaggtcgggagttcgagaccagactgaccaacacggagaaaccccatctctactaaaaatacaaaaccaggccgggcgcagtggctcatgcctgtaatcccagcactttgggaggccgaggcaggcgatcacctgaggtcgggagttcgagaccagcctgaccaacatggagaaaccccgtctctactaaaaatacaaaattagccgggcgtggtggcacatgcctgtaatcccagctactagagaggctgaggcaggagaatcgcttgaacctgggaggcggaggttgccgtgagccgagatcgtgccattgcactacagcctgggcaacaagagcgaaactccgtctcaaaaaaaaaaaaaaaattagccgggcgtggtggcacatgcctataatccgagctactcgggaggctgaggcaggagaatcacttgaacccgggaggcggagttgcggtgagccgagatcgtaccattgcactctagcctgggcaacaagagtgaaactgtttcaaaaaaaaaaaaaaagcagaaagaaaagaaaaagaggtttgctCTGAGTGTCCAGTGTATACACACATCGTTTCTCCATAGTAGGTATAGATATTCCTGCTCAGCCATTGGAACTGGGGAAGATgagtgacctgcccaaggccacacagatagtgatggagccaggattcaaactggTTAACTGCCCCTTTCTCACCAGTGGCTTCTGAAACCTGTCACCCGTCCATGGCTCCACTTGAACCAGGAACCGACTCTCTGTCTGCTATGCTTAGAAAAGAAGGTGCCATGACTGGCCCCATTCCAGCGGATTCACCCGGTGAAGGTGGGTTCAGAAGGTGGTGCTCTGAGGAAAACAGGGAACGTGCATCAGCCCTGTTTTGCAGATAGGAAGCCTGAGGTTCAAGGAGCCAGAGTGGTCCAGGATCCCACCTTGGGGAAGTGGCCAGAGACAGTCCAGACGCCGTTCTGATCCCACCTGGGAGCTTTTTTCCAAATGTCGCCTTGGCAGTGTGATTGTGAGGGTGGGAGTAACCTCTCTACTTCATCCATTACTCTCAGTCTTGCCCATCTCTCAGGCTCCTAGGAATCCGTTATGTAACTTCAGGCATGCTTGCagaacatgtctttttttttttttttttttaggtaacaTTCAGctgacataaaattaacaattttaaaatgtgtcattCACTAGCACCTAggacattcacaatgttgtgcaaccagcACCTCTGTCCAGttgcaaaacatttttatcaccccaaaagaaaactCCATACACGTTAAGAAGtcactttccattcccttctcccttcatcccctggcaaccaccaatctggattctgtctctatggatttacctattctggatattttatttatttatttattttttgagacgaagtctctgtcacccaggctggagtgcagtggcgcgatcttggctcactgcaatctctacctcctgggttcaagcgattctcttgcctcagtcttccaagtagctgggattacaggcgcatgccaccatgcccggctaattgttgtatttttagtagagatggggtttcgccatgttggccagactggtctcgaactcctgacctcaggtgatttgcccacctcagcttcccaaggtgctgggattacagacgtaagccaccatgcccagcctggatattttatttagttggaATTATACAATACTGTATGTGACATTTTgagtctggcttgtttcacttaacgtaatgttttcaaggttcattcatgttgtagcatgtataaatactttgttcctttttatgactggctGAATGGTAcaccattgtatggatatactacctttatccattcatccattggtggCCTTTTGGTTATTATGGATAGTGCAATTATGAACATTTGTGCACAAGTATGTATTTGAGTGCCTatcttcagttctcttgggtgtatacctaggagtggaattgctgggtgatATGATGGTTCTATGTATAACTTactgaggaaccaccaaactcttccacagtgactgcaccattttgcattcctaccacacatgtttttataaataattttagtgCTGGTCAAACCTCTCATGTTATGAATGAGcatgctgaggcccagagaggttaagtaacttgcccaaggtcacaccctTAGTCAGGATCCAGACTAAAACCAAACTTTCCTGAGTTCCTAGACTTTCAAACACTAAGAGCCTCCCATGTCACCTTTAAAGACCTCAACTACTTGCCTGAGTTTTCATTAATTGACTTAGAAACCTGCCTGGTGAACAACTGAGTTAGCCATATTTATGAAGCTTTTTTTCTCTCAACATCTATTGAAAGAACCCACCGCCATGTTCTGGATTTCTAGGCCACACCTTGAAAACATGCAGAGCTCACAATCCCTgcatctgcctcctgctgctggcCTGTCGGGCCCTCTTCTGTTGCCATGGAAACCATGCACCTCAGTTTTGGCAGCAGACCAGCTGGACAGTGAACTGAGAATATCCTTGTCTCCTAGGCTAAGCAGAG containing:
- the PATZ1 gene encoding POZ-, AT hook-, and zinc finger-containing protein 1 isoform X2 translates to MERVNDASCGPSGCYTYQVSRHSTEMLHNLNQQRKNGGRFCDVLLRVGDESFPAHRAVLAACSEYFESVFSAQLGDGGAADGGPADVGGATAAPGGGAGGSRELEMHTISSKVFGDILDFAYTSRIVVRLESFPELMTAAKFLLMRSVIEICQEVIKQSNVQILVPPARADIMLFRPPGTSDLGFPLDMTNGAALAANSNGIAGSMQPEEEAARAAGAAIAGQASLPVLPGVDRLPMVAGPLSPQLLTSPFPNVASSAPPLTGKRGRGRPRKANLLDSMFGSPGGLREAGILPCGLCGKVFTDANRLRQHEAQHGVTSLQLGYIDLPPPRLGENGLPISEDPDGPRKRSRTRKQVACEICGKIFRDVYHLNRHKLSHSGEKPYSCPVCGLRFKRKDRMSYHVRSHDGSVGKPYICQSCGKGFSRPDHLNGHIKQVHTSERPHKCQTCNASFATRDRLRSHLACHEDKVPCQVCGKYLRAAYMADHLKKHSEGPSNFCSICNREGQKCSHQDPIESSDSYGDLSDASDLKTPEKQSANGSFSCDMAVPKNKMESDGEKKYPCPECGSFFRSKSYLNKHIQKVHVRALGGPLGDLGPALGSPFSPQQNMSLLESFGFQIVQSAFASSLVDPEVDQQPMGPEGK
- the PATZ1 gene encoding POZ-, AT hook-, and zinc finger-containing protein 1 isoform X4 gives rise to the protein MERVNDASCGPSGCYTYQVSRHSTEMLHNLNQQRKNGGRFCDVLLRVGDESFPAHRAVLAACSEYFESVFSAQLGDGGAADGGPADVGGATAAPGGGAGGSRELEMHTISSKVFGDILDFAYTSRIVVRLESFPELMTAAKFLLMRSVIEICQEVIKQSNVQILVPPARADIMLFRPPGTSDLGFPLDMTNGAALAANSNGIAGSMQPEEEAARAAGAAIAGQASLPVLPGVDRLPMVAGPLSPQLLTSPFPNVASSAPPLTGKRGRGRPRKANLLDSMFGSPGGLREAGILPCGLCGKVFTDANRLRQHEAQHGVTSLQLGYIDLPPPRLGENGLPISEDPDGPRKRSRTRKQVACEICGKIFRDVYHLNRHKLSHSGEKPYSCPVCGLRFKRKDRMSYHVRSHDGSVGKPYICQSCGKGFSRPDHLNGHIKQVHTSERPHKCQVWVGSSSGLPPLEPLPSDLPSWDFAQPALWRSSHSVPDTAFSLSLKKSFPALENLGPAHSSNTLFCPAPPGYLRQGWTTPEGSRAFTQWPVG
- the PATZ1 gene encoding POZ-, AT hook-, and zinc finger-containing protein 1 isoform X1 gives rise to the protein MERVNDASCGPSGCYTYQVSRHSTEMLHNLNQQRKNGGRFCDVLLRVGDESFPAHRAVLAACSEYFESVFSAQLGDGGAADGGPADVGGATAAPGGGAGGSRELEMHTISSKVFGDILDFAYTSRIVVRLESFPELMTAAKFLLMRSVIEICQEVIKQSNVQILVPPARADIMLFRPPGTSDLGFPLDMTNGAALAANSNGIAGSMQPEEEAARAAGAAIAGQASLPVLPGVDRLPMVAGPLSPQLLTSPFPNVASSAPPLTGKRGRGRPRKANLLDSMFGSPGGLREAGILPCGLCGKVFTDANRLRQHEAQHGVTSLQLGYIDLPPPRLGENGLPISEDPDGPRKRSRTRKQVACEICGKIFRDVYHLNRHKLSHSGEKPYSCPVCGLRFKRKDRMSYHVRSHDGSVGKPYICQSCGKGFSRPDHLNGHIKQVHTSERPHKCQTCNASFATRDRLRSHLACHEDKVPCQVCGKYLRAAYMADHLKKHSEGPSNFCSICNRGFSSASYLKVHVKTHHGVPLPQVSRHQEPILNGGAAFHCARTYGNKEGQKCSHQDPIESSDSYGDLSDASDLKTPEKQSANGSFSCDMAVPKNKMESDGEKKYPCPECGSFFRSKSYLNKHIQKVHVRALGGPLGDLGPALGSPFSPQQNMSLLESFGFQIVQSAFASSLVDPEVDQQPMGPEGK
- the PATZ1 gene encoding POZ-, AT hook-, and zinc finger-containing protein 1 isoform X3, whose protein sequence is MERVNDASCGPSGCYTYQVSRHSTEMLHNLNQQRKNGGRFCDVLLRVGDESFPAHRAVLAACSEYFESVFSAQLGDGGAADGGPADVGGATAAPGGGAGGSRELEMHTISSKVFGDILDFAYTSRIVVRLESFPELMTAAKFLLMRSVIEICQEVIKQSNVQILVPPARADIMLFRPPGTSDLGFPLDMTNGAALAANSNGIAGSMQPEEEAARAAGAAIAGQASLPVLPGVDRLPMVAGPLSPQLLTSPFPNVASSAPPLTGKRGRGRPRKANLLDSMFGSPGGLREAGILPCGLCGKVFTDANRLRQHEAQHGVTSLQLGYIDLPPPRLGENGLPISEDPDGPRKRSRTRKQVACEICGKIFRDVYHLNRHKLSHSGEKPYSCPVCGLRFKRKDRMSYHVRSHDGSVGKPYICQSCGKGFSRPDHLNGHIKQVHTSERPHKCQTCNASFATRDRLRSHLACHEDKVPCQVCGKYLRAAYMADHLKKHSEGPSNFCSICNRGLQAPGAHPEWGSSVPLRQDLWQQRRPEMLTSGSD